In a genomic window of bacterium:
- a CDS encoding NAD(P)-dependent glycerol-3-phosphate dehydrogenase has translation MKLGVIGAGAWGTAFAIHLAKQAYKISLWCYENKTAENITKGENNDFLPGIEIPKLIKPTTQLSTVVEGAKAIFFAVPVQNLASVVSRISPHDISKAQIFISLSKGIERSTGKLPSQIIDEALKIPLKTIALSGPSFADEVTKERPTVMVAAGNIQLSRDVRRIVASDYLRAYSSDDRVGVELSAALKNVLALASGMSDGLGLGENARSALIVRGLAEMQRLTLALGANPQTAFGIAGLGDLVLTCTSGKSRNYRFGQMLAQGNPASKIISLNKWVAEGVFTAKAALELAKKHGVELPITEQVSEVIEENKTPLEVSYALMTRPLKDEFPK, from the coding sequence ATGAAGTTGGGCGTGATCGGTGCTGGGGCATGGGGAACTGCCTTTGCAATTCATCTAGCGAAACAGGCGTATAAAATTTCCCTTTGGTGCTACGAAAATAAAACTGCAGAAAATATAACAAAAGGAGAAAATAACGACTTCCTGCCCGGGATTGAAATACCCAAACTTATTAAACCAACAACTCAACTATCTACTGTTGTCGAAGGCGCGAAAGCCATCTTTTTCGCGGTGCCCGTCCAAAACCTCGCTTCGGTAGTCAGCAGAATCTCTCCTCACGACATCTCAAAGGCACAAATTTTTATCAGCCTATCTAAAGGTATCGAACGAAGCACCGGTAAACTACCCTCTCAAATCATCGATGAAGCCCTGAAAATCCCATTAAAGACTATAGCCTTATCAGGACCATCTTTCGCCGACGAGGTCACGAAAGAGCGCCCAACAGTGATGGTAGCTGCCGGCAACATTCAATTATCCAGGGATGTTCGACGCATAGTCGCTTCAGATTACCTTCGTGCATACAGTAGCGACGACCGAGTCGGTGTCGAGTTAAGTGCCGCGTTAAAGAATGTCCTTGCTCTAGCATCGGGCATGTCTGATGGCCTTGGCCTCGGGGAAAACGCGCGTTCGGCGCTTATCGTTCGCGGCCTCGCCGAAATGCAGAGATTAACCTTGGCCTTAGGCGCTAACCCTCAAACCGCATTCGGAATCGCAGGCCTCGGGGACCTTGTTCTTACTTGCACTAGCGGAAAATCGCGTAATTATCGTTTCGGACAAATGCTTGCTCAGGGAAATCCCGCCTCAAAGATAATCTCGCTGAATAAATGGGTAGCAGAGGGTGTTTTCACAGCTAAGGCCGCATTAGAACTTGCAAAAAAGCATGGCGTAGAGCTTCCTATTACAGAACAAGTATCGGAAGTAATAGAAGAAAATAAAACTCCGTTAGAGGTTTCTTACGCCTTGATGACAAGGCCTCTTAAAGACGAATTCCCAAAATAG